A single window of Drosophila suzukii chromosome 3, CBGP_Dsuzu_IsoJpt1.0, whole genome shotgun sequence DNA harbors:
- the Rpt6R gene encoding 26S proteasome regulatory subunit 8 produces MNIDIGIPEDGQGPGFHPYFTQKISELQFTVIERQKNLLRLQAQRNELNSKVRLLREELQLLQEQGSYIAEVVKPMDKNKVLVKVHPEGKYVVDVDKSINIKDVTPNCRVALRNESYTLHKILPNKVDPLVSLMLVEKVPDSTYEMVGGLDKQIQEIKEVIELPVKHPELFDALGIAQPKGVLLYGPPGTGKTLLARAVAHHTECTFIRVSGSELVQKFIGEGSRMVRELFVMAREHAPSIIFMDEIDSIGSARLETGTGDSEVQRTMLELLNQLDGFEATKNIKVIMATNRIDVLDQALLRPGRIDRKIEFPPPNEEARLDILKIHSRKMNLTRGINLRRIAELMPGASGAEVKGVCTEAGMYALRERRVHVTQEDFEMAVSKVMMKDSEKNMSIRKFWK; encoded by the exons ATGAACATAGATATTGGAATCCCTGAGGATGGACAAGGCCCCGGTTTCCATCCGTATTTTACGCAGAAAATATCAGAGCTCCAATTCACCGTGATCGAGCGACAGAAAAACTTGCTCCGTTTGCAGGCTCAACGGAATGAACTCAACTCGAAGG TTCGCTTGCTGCGTGAAGAGCTACAGCTTCTCCAGGAACAAGGCAGCTATATTGCCGAGGTGGTGAAGCCAATGGACAAGAATAAGGTCCTTGTGAAGGTCCATCCCGAGGGAAAATACGTGGTTGATGTGGACAAGTCCATCAATATCAAGGATGTGACGCCCAACTGCCGAGTGGCCCTGCGAAATGAGAGCTATACCCTTCATAAGATTTTGCCCAACAAGGTGGACCCATTGGTATCCCTGATGCTGGTGGAAAAGGTTCCCGATTCCACCTACGAAATGGTCGGTGGCTTGGACAAGCAAATCCAGGAGATCAAGGAGGTGATTGAGCTGCCCGTAAAGCACCCGGAGTTATTCGATGCCCTGGGCATTGCCCAGCCGAAGGGAGTTCTCCTCTACGGACCTCCTGGCACCGGGAAAACCCTTCTGGCCCGAGCTGTGGCTCACCACACGGAGTGCACCTTCATCCGGGTTTCCGGTTCGGAACTGGTGCAGAAGTTCATTGGCGAGGGATCAAGGATGGTGAGGGAGCTTTTCGTGATGGCCCGGGAGCATGCTCCCTCCATAATATTCATGGATGAGATTGATTCGATTGGATCCGCGCGGCTGGAAACCGGAACTGGCGACTCGGAGGTTCAACGTACCATGCTGGAGTTGTTGAACCAACTGGATGGCTTCGAGGCCACTAAAAATATCAAGGTAATCATGGCCACCAATCGAATCGATGTTTTGGATCAGGCTCTACTGCGTCCCGGTCGCATTGATCGCAAGATAGAGTTCCCGCCACCGAATGAGGAGGCCAGATTGGATATCCTGAAGATACATTCCCGCAAGATGAACCTCACCAGGGGCATAAACCTGCGCAGAATTGCGGAACTGATGCCCGGGGCTTCGGGAGCTGAGGTCAAGGGTGTTTGCACCGAGGCCGGGATGTATGCGTTGAGGGAGAGACGCGTCCATGTCACCCAGGAGGACTTTGAAATGGCCGTGTCCAAGGTCATGATGAAGGACTCCGAGAAGAACATGTCTATAAGAAAGTTCTGGAAGTAG